In Streptomyces erythrochromogenes, the DNA window TGAGGCCCACCGCGCGCAGCCTCCCGCCGCCGCCGCTCACCCGGATGCCCCGTCCAGTGGGCATCCGGGCCGCCGGGCCGTTGACTGGAAGGCCCGGAACACCCTTGGAGGCGTGGTGGCGACGGTCGCGTGGACGCGTGGTGCGGCAGGTGTGGTGCTGGCGGCGCTGGCGCTCGGCGCCGCGGGCTGTTCGGGCGGGGACGGCAACCCGTCCGGTGCCGTGTCCAGTGCCGCGTCCGCGGTGAGGTCGGCGGGCGAGGCCGTATCCTCGGCCGCCTCCGAGGCGGCGAAGGCCGCCGAGTCCGCGGCCGCCGTCGCCAAGGACAAGCTCGCCGAGGTCAAGAACGGGGTCAACGCCAAGGACCAGGTGTCCCTGGGCACCGTGGCCACCGACACGGACGGGTACACGACGGTCCCCGTGACCGTGCGGAACACCGACGACGCCACGAAGTCCTTCGCGGTGCAGGTCGAGTTCAAGGACGAGAGCGGCAACCTCGTCGACACCGTGGTCGTGACGGTCTCCGACGTCGCCGGCAAGGGCACCGGACAGGGCGCGGCCCGCAGTACGCACAAGCTGTCCGGCACCGTGACGGCGCAGACCGGCACGGCCCTGCGCTACTGAGGCCCCGACAGGTCACGCAGACCACCGGAGGGTCCTCGCTCTACGCCCTCGACACCGGGGCGCTGGCCGCGCTCGCGCCCGACGTGATCCTCACCCAGGACCTGTGCGACGTGTGCGCCGTGTCGTACTCGGCGGTGTCGGGCGCGGTGCGCGTCCTGGAGGGCGAGGCCCGTGTGCTCAGCCTGGAGCCGAGGACCCTGGACGACGTACTGGACTGCCTGGTGCGGGTGGGACGGCTGCTCGGCGTGGAGGAGACCGCACGCGAGGGCCGCGCCGGACTGGCGGCCCGGCTGGCGGCGGTCCGCGCCCGCACGACCGGCCTGCCGCGGCCCCGGGTGGTGGCCCTCGAATGGCTGGATCCGCTCTGGCCCGCGGGGCACTGGGTACCCGAGCAGATCGCGTGCGCGGGCGGGCAGCCGCTGCTCGCGTCGCCTGGCGAGCACACCGGCCCCATGGAGTGGGACGCCGTGGTCGCGGCCGACCCCGAGGTGCTGCTGGTCCTGCCGTGCGGATTCGGTCCGGAACGCACCCTGCGGGAGCGCGAGGTGCTGACCGGGCTCCCCGGCTGGAAGGACCTGGCGGCGGTACGGCGCGACGAGGTCTGGGTCCTGGACGGCCCGGCCCACTTCAACCGTCCGGGACCGCGCGTGGTGCGGGGCGCCGAGGTGCTGGCGCACGTCCTGCACGGCGAGCGGGCGGGGGCTCCGGTGACCCCCGGGGAGGCGCGGCGGCTGACCGGCGGCTGACCCGCGGGGTCCTGCGGCCGTCGTTTACCGGCCGTACGCGTCCAGAGGGGGGCGGAGCAGCGGGCCGCGCGCTAACCTCCCCGCCATGATTGACATGGACATGCACTGCACGGGCTTCCGGCGCCGCCCGGCCGGTGGGCTCCGCAGGGGCCACGCCCGGCGCACCCTGGTGGGTCTCCTCCTGCTGGCACTGCTGGGTACGGCGACCACGGCGACGGCCTCGACCGCCCCGACCGCCCCCACCGCGCCGGCGGCCGCGTCCGGCGCACCGACCGAGCCCGCGGCCGCTCGCTGGGGCGACCGGCGCCTCGACGAGGTCTCCTTCCTGACCACCCACAACGCCTTCACCAACTACGAGGACTCCCGCTGGAGTTCGGTCAACCAGTCCGAATCGGTACGCGGCCAGCTCGAAGGCGGCGTGCGCGGCCTCAGCCTGGACACCCACTGGTACGAGCG includes these proteins:
- a CDS encoding ABC transporter substrate-binding protein; translated protein: MAALAPDVILTQDLCDVCAVSYSAVSGAVRVLEGEARVLSLEPRTLDDVLDCLVRVGRLLGVEETAREGRAGLAARLAAVRARTTGLPRPRVVALEWLDPLWPAGHWVPEQIACAGGQPLLASPGEHTGPMEWDAVVAADPEVLLVLPCGFGPERTLREREVLTGLPGWKDLAAVRRDEVWVLDGPAHFNRPGPRVVRGAEVLAHVLHGERAGAPVTPGEARRLTGG